The proteins below are encoded in one region of Stigmatopora argus isolate UIUO_Sarg chromosome 2, RoL_Sarg_1.0, whole genome shotgun sequence:
- the LOC144068924 gene encoding uncharacterized protein LOC144068924 — protein sequence MTEAWQQQQHTVSPPSVVHTLSQTTDTLACTVYGVVLQPDSSLQQQQLGQQHVVQAQQASMQLGGERVHKCGACGHDISHLANPHEHQCMVTQDRSFQCTQCMKIFSQATDLLEHQCVQVEQKPFVCGVCKMGFSLLTSLAQHHNSHGNGNNPMKCSICEKTYRPGSGNVTPTSSAANPQQPSAEETSGGGAAISASSPPAFEASAPDRPYKCSVCHKSFRHLSELTRHERVHTGEKPYKCDTCDKSFSQSSHLAHHQRTHSSERPYKCAVCEKSFKHRSHLVRHMYAHSGEHLFKCNLCEMHFKESSELLHHQCQPEGERPFRCGSCGKSFKRPSDLRQHERTHSEERPFQCEECQMSFKQQYALVRHRRTHKNPAERPFKCNLCDKGFLQPSHLLYHQQVHGMESLFKCASCQKSFSQSGELLRHKCGGEVEKPYKCDVCGKGYKKNSTLQRHQNTHCAEKPLKCSLCDKRFVSSSEFVQHRCDPTREKPLKCPDCEKRFRYSSELQRHRRVHTGEKPFKCASCDKSFKQREHLAKHQSVHSRETQFKCVWCGERFVDLAALQEHTVQHTAEGESFPEAPCIP from the coding sequence ATGACGGAGGCATggcagcaacagcagcacacAGTGTCCCCCCCGTCTGTAGTGCACACACTTTCCCAGACGACAGACACTCTGGCCTGCACTGTATacggtgttgtcctgcaaccAGATTCCTCGCTACAGCAGCAGCAACTGGGCCAGCAGCATGTTGTGCAAGCTCAACAGGCCTCCATGCAGCTAGGGGGCGAAAGAGTGCACAAGTGTGGCGCCTGTGGCCACGACATATCCCACCTGGCCAACCCCCACGAACACCAGTGCATGGTGACTCAGGACAGGTCCTTCCAATGCACACAGTGCATGAAGATCTTCAGCCAAGCCACGGACCTCCTGGAGCATCAGTGTGTGCAGGTGGAGCAGAAGCCATTTGTTTGCGGCGTGTGTAAGATGGGTTTCTCCTTGCTCACGTCTTTGGCCCAGCATCACAACTCTCACGGCAACGGAAACAACCCAATGAAATGTTCCATTTGCGAGAAAACCTACCGTCCCGGTTCTGGAAACGTCACTCCCACCTCGTCGGCGGCCAATCCCCAGCAGCCCTCCGCCGAAGAGACGTCCGGCGGCGGAGCGGCGATCAGTGCCTCCTCCCCGCCCGCTTTCGAAGCCTCCGCACCGGACAGGCCGTACAAGTGCTCAGTGTGCCACAAGTCCTTCCGCCATTTGTCCGAGCTGACTCGCCACGAAAGGGTGCACACAGGTGAGAAGCCGTACAAATGCGACACATGCGATAAAAGCTTCAGCCAGTCCTCGCACCTGGCCCATCACCAGCGCACGCACAGCTCCGAGCGACCGTACAAGTGCGCCGTGTGCGAGAAGAGCTTTAAGCACCGTTCCCACCTCGTGCGCCACATGTACGCCCATTCGGGCGAGCACCTGTTCAAGTGCAACCTGTGTGAAATGCACTTTAAGGAGTCCTCCGAGCTCCTGCACCATCAATGCCAGCCCGAAGGAGAACGGCCTTTCCGATGCGGCTCGTGCGGCAAGAGCTTCAAGCGCCCGTCGGACCTGCGGCAGCACGAACGCACTCATTCCGAGGAGAGACCGTTCCAGTGCGAGGAGTGCCAGATGAGCTTCAAGCAGCAGTACGCCCTCGTACGCCACCGTCGCACTCATAAAAATCCGGCCGAGCGCCCCTTCAAGTGTAACCTCTGCGACAAAGGCTTTCTTCAGCCCTCCCACCTGCTCTACCATCAGCAGGTGCACGGCATGGAAAGCTTGTTCAAGTGCGCCTCGTGCCAAAAGTCTTTCAGCCAATCCGGGGAACTGCTGAGGCACAAATGCGGAGGGGAAGTAGAGAAGCCCTACAAGTGCGACGTGTGCGGCAAGGGTTACAAAAAGAACTCCACGCTTCAGCGCCACCAAAACACTCACTGCGCAGAGAAGCCGCTGAAATGCTCTCTGTGTGACAAGCGCTTTGTGTCCTCCTCAGAGTTTGTCCAGCATCGCTGCGACCCGACCCGCGAGAAACCGCTGAAATGTCCCGACTGTGAGAAACGCTTCAGGTACTCGTCCGAGCTCCAGCGCCACCGCCGCGTCCACACCGGGGAGAAACCTTTCAAGTGCGCCAGCTGCGACAAGAGCTTCAAGCAACGCGAGCACCTGGCCAAGCATCAGAGCGTGCACTCCCGGGAGACGCAGTTTAAATGCGTGTGGTGTGGTGAGCGTTTTGTCGATCTCGCTGCTCTGCAGGAACACACGGTCCAGCACACTGCCGAAGGAGAGAGTTTCCCAGAAGCGCCCTGCATCCCGTGA
- the jph3a gene encoding junctophilin-3, which translates to MSTGGRFDFDDGGSYCGGWEQGKAHGRGVCTGPQGQGEYAGAWSHGFEVLGVYTWPSGNSYQGTWAQGKRHGVGVESKGRWDYRGEWTQGFKGRYGQLESTASGARYEGTWSNGLQDGYGTETYSDGGTYQGQWLGGMRHGYGVRQSVPYGMAAVILFPLRTSINSLRSEHSHSPPAALEDGVAHTPTDGVVAGLAGSPVGRGGFALTAPSEAERQRKRKGRFRQSILNGLKLRRSESKSSLASQLSKQSSFCSEAGMSTVSSAASDIHSNASENEHGTPVDATVTEMYAGEWRSDHRAGWGVSRRSDGLHYTGEWAGNKRHGYGCTTFPDGTKEEGKYKQNVLVSGKRKNLIPLRASKIREKVDRAVEAAEKAAEIAKQKAEIAMSRMSHARGKAEAAERVAQKAMEECQMSRIAAKELSPSFEIYDNGLACQKSQHQDAKDKDHEVISTGTDSPELCTPDTTPPVTTPNFSPVLSVPICPTRSPPKLVDRPRNACFMRQSAVDDQVGSEIQVLVESRDPNQLKGGSNNWMDGVYPDRACSSRSTTPSLLEEQEGQVNGHDPVLLANHKVRDKSTSNHKVWEHTSSHRAWENSVSSQKSSKHASSNHKSREYTSSNHKTWDPSSSNHKACEHASSNYRQVHILSNHKTLEHIMSNHKTSDHASSNHNSQDHISANHSPNDYVASSCFRKHVSKHLKQHNPSNHKHNEHAVIDQRQDGHAEGWTAVSTLRWSPAHSRLTEQDEEMMNEYTVDMRLQCPESQISQGLAEESPALLKNNRLRSRALRPVRERSVDSVQMLDNLSVGAELEDWPLHRDLTLSPPLQSQPITLEQEGEHFPLKSNSGSSSILVVMVILLNIGVAILFIHFFI; encoded by the exons ATGTCCACTGGAGGCAGGTTTGACTTTGATGATGGGGGGTCGTACTGTGGGGGCTGGGAACAGGGAAAAGCCCATGGCAGAGGGGTTTGCACGGGACCGCAGGGTCAAGGCGAGTACGCGGGGGCATGGAGTCATGGCTTTGAGGTCCTCGGTGTATACACGTGGCCCAGTGGAAACAGCTATCAGGGCACCTGGGCGCAGGGCAAGCGGCACGGCGTTGGAGTGGAGAGCAAAGGCCGCTGGGATTATCGAGGAGAATGGACGCAAGGGTTCAAAGGTCGCTACGGACAGCTGGAGAGCACAGCCAGCGGTGCCCGCTATGAGGGAACGTGGAGCAACGGTCTCCAGGATGGATATGGAACTGAAACCTACTCTGATGGAG GAACCTACCAAGGCCAGTGGCTGGGTGGAATGCGTCATGGCTACGGTGTGCGGCAAAGCGTGCCATACGGCATGGCGGCCGTCATCCTCTTCCCTCTGCGAACTTCCATAAACTCCCTCCGTTCTGAGCACAGTCACAGCCCACCGGCCGCGCTTGAGGATGGTGTTGCCCATACACCCACGGACGGCGTGGTAGCTGGGCTGGCTGGCAGTCCTGTGGGTCGAGGAGGGTTTGCTCTCACTGCTCCAAGTGAAGCTGAGCGCCAGAGAAAAAGGAAAGGTCGCTTCCGGCAATCCATCCTGAATGGCCTAAAACTACGGCGCTCAGAATCCAAAAGCTCTCTCGCCAGTCAGCTGAGCAAGCAAAGTTCCTTCTGTAGCGAAGCCGGCATGAGTACGGTCAGCTCTGCTGCCTCCGACATCCACTCCAATGCTAGTGAGAATGAACACGGCACGCCTGTAGATGCGACTGTTACAGAAATGTATGCAGGTGAGTGGCGGAGCGACCACAGGGCTGGCTGGGGCGTGAGTCGACGCTCGGACGGCCTTCACTACACTGGTGAATGGGCAGGAAACAAAAGGCATGGGTACGGATGTACTACCTTTCCTGACGGTACCAAAGAGGAGGGGAAGTACAAGCAGAACGTGTTGGTGAGCGGGAAGCGGAAGAATCTGATTCCACTAAGAGCCAGTAAAATCAGAGAGAAGGTGGATCGAGCTGTCGAAGCTGCAGAAAAGGCTGCGGAAATTGCCAAGCAGAAAGCTGAGATTGCCATGTCAAG AATGAGCCACGCACGTGGAAAGGCAGAGGCGGCTGAAAGAGTTGCACAGAAGGCCATGGAAGAATGTCAAATGTCCCGGATAGCAGCAAAAGAGCTCTCACCCTCCTTTGAGATCTACGACAATG GGCTGGCATGTCAGAAGTCTCAGCACCAGGACGCCAAGGACAAAGACCACGAGGTCATCTCCACCGGAACAGACAGTCCAGAGCTATGTACTCCGGACACGACACCGCCTGTAACAACGCCTAATTTCAGTCCTGTGCTGAGTGTCCCCATTTGTCCAACTCGGAGCCCTCCCAAACTTGTGGATCGTCCTAGAAATGCTTGCTTCATGAGACAGAGTGCCGTGGATGACCAAGTCGGGTCAGAGATCCAAGTGTTGGTGGAATCACGGGATCCGAACCAGTTGAAAGGAGGTTCTAACAATTGGATGGATGGTGTGTACCCGGATCGAGCGTGTAGCAGCCGTTCAACAACGCCCTCTTTACTAGAAGAGCAGGAGGGACAAGTTAATGGCCACGATCCTGTCCTTTTGGCCAACCACAAGGTACGTGATAAATCAACGTCCAATCATAAAGTCTGGGAGCACACGTCTTCCCACAGAGCATGGGAGAACTCTGTGTCCAGCCAAAAATCCTCCAAGCATGCCTCTTCCAATCACAAGTCGAGGGAGTACACATCATCCAATCATAAAACATGGGATCCTTCATCTAGCAACCACAAGGCTTGTGAGCATGCCTCTTCCAATTATAGGCAGGTACACATTTTGTCCAATCACAAGACTTTGGAACATATCATGTCCAATCACAAGACTTCTGATCATGCTTCCTCCAATCACAACTCCCAAGATCATATCTCTGCCAATCACAGCCCCAACGACTACGTGGCCTCCAGTTGCTTTCGGAAACATGTCTCCAAGCACCTAAAGCAGCACAATCCTTCTAACCACAAGCATAATGAGCATGCTGTAATTGACCAAAGGCAAGATGGCCACGCCGAGGGTTGGACTGCAGTGAGCACCCTTAGGTGGAGCCCTGCCCACTCACGCCTCACGGAGCAAGATGAGgagatgatgaatgaatacacGGTAGACATGAGGCTTCAGTGTCCGGAATCGCAGATATCGCAGGGGTTGGCTGAGGAATCGCCTGCACTCCTCAAAAACAATAGGCTGCGATCCCGAGCCCTGAGGCCAGTCAGAGAGCGATCTGTGGACTCGGTCCAGATGCTGGACAATTTGAGCGTGGGGGCAGAGTTGGAGGACTGGCCGTTGCATAGGGACCTCACCCTCTCCCCACCGCTTCAGTCTCAGCCCATCACACTGGAGCAGGAAGGAGAGCATTTCCCACTCAAATCAAACTCA GGCTCCAGCTCCATTCTGGTGGTTATGGTCATCTTACTCAATATTGGAGTAGccattcttttcattcatttctttattTAA